One part of the Bombus terrestris chromosome 13, iyBomTerr1.2, whole genome shotgun sequence genome encodes these proteins:
- the LOC100651096 gene encoding forkhead box protein P1 isoform X13 translates to MEHNYTQRKPIVTEVSQSLVSSAYNWSTMQEIATSLFAALKQQQQQPRDSIPSSRERENRERDRLSVRSRENNRNEIGGGVTEQSQQPQQPQQQQQQQELTIEYQSNGKLSPAGHTVTAAPMTQQKQPIITQQSQQPSSGAPGPQPSPHQSPQAPQRGSPPNPSQGPPPGGPPGAPPSQNPPQMMLSPASGIHQMQQLLQQHILSPTQLQSFMQQHSLYLQQQQQQHHQDSSSEHASNQERFGYFSSLKDHQHQFAELGRKKLEQAIQQLQEQLQLNVIQQTHLLQTADKKKASAPLQQLALQQQRLIQQLQITQSQYLLQQGLGLQGHNPSSGLQPGEGLPMWKSDTSDGPETHQNSNVPKSVAGLNGLLNSTVSSRRSEMNGTTPLDEKPLDVSSNDKVHPLYGHGVCKWPGCEVICEDYQAFLKHLNTEHTLDDRSTAQARVQMQVVSQLEIQLQKERDRLTAMMHHLHVAKQMASPEPPKSSESSTGSSIPKLNLSTALMSQPPPNFGVSQVSPVSMSALVSAVRSPAGGQLPPSAGGAPMPPIPNMSNMSGMPPLPNMPGSMPTMPTMPSMAGPIRRRISDKSALSLAGGLYDEGTVRRRVAVDRSGIDINEEIQRNREFYKNADVRPPFTYASLIRQSIIESPEKQLTLNEIYNWFQNTFCYFRRNAATWKNAIRTNLSLHKCFVRYEDDFGSFWMVDDAEFVKRRHLSRGRPRKYDPTPSPTPPHLSAQGVPSKSPTLTHSPTMYGDALNANLQYFQAALGDSNMGFLNNSMCTSTTTSPDKEHVLAHNDLMSPLDEPAVHIKQEGQSPEGGKLTRLIKRELVDAPTEQEGEEDQVDEREYPESHGHDSGQDEDMAEDLSMAPDIMTPEDQIEA, encoded by the exons GCTACTTCGCTGTTTGCAGCCCTgaagcagcagcaacagcaaccaCGCGACAGTATTCCCTCGTCGAGGGAACGCGAGAACCGAGAACGAGATCGGCTGTCGGTACGTAGCCGCGAGAACAACCGGAACGAGATAGGTGGCGGCGTGACCGAACAATCGCAGCAACCACAACAGccacagcaacagcagcagcaacaggaACTCACGATCGAGTATCAGAGCAATGGAAAGCTCAGTCCCGCTGGACACACAGTGACAGCAGCACCCATGACCCAGCAAAAGCAACCTATCATTACGCAGCAATCGCAACAGCCGAGTTCGGGGGCGCCTGGTCCCCAACCGAGTCCTCATCAAAGTCCACAGGCCCCTCAGAGGGGTTCGCCGCCGAATCCTTCGCAAGGTCCTCCACCAGGAGGGCCGCCAGGGGCACCACCCTCGCAAAACCCCCCGCAAATGATGCTCAGCCCGGCTAGCGGCATCCATCAGATGCAACAGCTGCTCCAACAACACATACTCAGCCCTACTCAACTGCAATCATTCATGCAGCAACACTCACTCTATttgcagcaacaacaacagcaacatcaTCAG GACTCTTCGTCGGAGCATGCGTCCAATCAGGAACGATTCGGCTACTTTTCGTCTCTAAAGGAC CATCAACACCAGTTTGCGGAGCTAGGCAGGAAGAAGTTGGAGCAGGCGATACAGCAACTGCAGGAACAATTGCAGCTTAATGTCATTCAACAGACGCATTTGCTACAAACGGCTGACAAAAAGAAGGCGTCTGCGCCGCTTCAACAACTGGCGCTTCAACAGCAACGCCTCATACAGCAGCTACAAATTACGCAGAGCCAATACCTACTTCAACAGGGTCTGGGTCTTCAGGGTCACAATCCTTCTTCAG GTCTTCAACCTGGCGAAGGTCTACCAATGTGGAAATCGGACACATCGGATGGTCCGGAAACCCACCAGAACTCGAACGTTCCAAAATCCGTGGCTGGACTCAATG GACTTCTCAATTCGACAGTGTCGAGTCGGCGGTCGGAGATGAACGGAACCACTCCTCTGGACGAGAAACCGCTGGATGTTTCCTCCAACGACAAGGTTCATCCCCTGTACGGCCATGGGGTCTGCAAGTGGCCAGGCTGTGAAGTTATTTGTGAAGACTATCAAGCATTCCTTAA GCACTTGAACACGGAGCACACGCTGGACGACAGATCTACGGCGCAGGCCAGGGTTCAGATGCAAGTTGTCTCGCAGCTAGAAATTCAGTTGCAGAAGGAACGGGACCGGCTAACCGCCATGATGCATCATCTGCACGTGGCGAAACAAATGGCTTCCCCCGAACCACCAAAGTCCTCCGAGTCATCG ACGGGTTCGAGTATACCAAAGTTAAATCTCTCAACCGCCCTAATGAGCCAACCACCGCCGAACTTCGGCGTCTCTCAAGTGTCTCCAGTCTCGATGTCCGCATTGGTGTCGGCGGTCAGGTCGCCAGCAGGTGGACAGCTGCCACCCTCCGCAGGTGGTGCGCCCATGCCACCTATTCCCAACATGTCGAATATGTCTGGGATGCCACCTTTGCCGAACATGCCAGGTAGCATGCCTACGATGCCAACGATGCCGAGCATGGCAGGGCCCATCAGACGACGTATCAGTGATAAATCCGCTCTTTCCTTGGCAGGAG GACTGTATGACGAGGGCACTGTAAGGCGCAGAGTAGCCGTCGATAGATCTGGAATAGATATTAACGAAG AAATTCAACGAAATAGGGAATTTTACAAGAACGCCGATGTCAGACCGCCGTTCACGTATGCATCATTAATCAGACAG TCGATCATCGAGTCGCCGGAGAAACAATTGACGCTGAACGAGATCTACAACTGGTTTCAAAACACATTCTGCTACTTCCGGCGCAACGCAGCAACGTGGAAG AACGCGATCCGCACCAATCTATCATTGCACAAGTGTTTTGTGCGCTATGAGGACGACTTCGGGTCATTCTGGATGGTGGACGACGCCGAGTTCGTAAAGCGGCGGCATCTGTCCCGCGGCCGCCCCAGGAAATATGACCCAACCCCATCACCCACTCCACCCCACCTCTCCGCACA GGGTGTCCCGTCAAAAAGTCCAACCCTGACGCACAGCCCGACAATGTACGGTGACGCATTAAATGCCAATCTCCAG TATTTCCAGGCGGCACTCGGGGACTCTAATATGGGATTTCTAAACAACTCGATGTGCACGTCGACGACAACAAGTCCCGATAAGGAGCACGTGTTAGCCCATAACGATCTAAT GTCACCGTTGGATGAACCAGCCGTGCACATAAAGCAGGAGGGCCAGAGCCCGGAGGGGGGCAAGCTCACGAGATTAATAAAACGAGAGCTGGTTGACGCGCCGACGGAGCAAGAGGGTGAAGAGGATCAGGTGGACGAGAGGGAGTATCCCGAGAGTCACGGGCACGATTCAGGACAGGACGAAGACATGGCCGAGGACTTGTCGATGGCGCCCGACATAATGACCCCGGAAGATCAGATCGAGGCGTAG
- the LOC100651096 gene encoding forkhead box protein P1 isoform X1 → MLEPRWRPVQGHIGENPFDNGSWGKEQFQPSTVPWQLNPRGHARPSDDGIMDHDTDGDGAINLSTSQRPSAATTPNGDTPSYGQDQQDNDQATSLFAALKQQQQQPRDSIPSSRERENRERDRLSVRSRENNRNEIGGGVTEQSQQPQQPQQQQQQQELTIEYQSNGKLSPAGHTVTAAPMTQQKQPIITQQSQQPSSGAPGPQPSPHQSPQAPQRGSPPNPSQGPPPGGPPGAPPSQNPPQMMLSPASGIHQMQQLLQQHILSPTQLQSFMQQHSLYLQQQQQQHHQDSSSEHASNQERFGYFSSLKDHQHQFAELGRKKLEQAIQQLQEQLQLNVIQQTHLLQTADKKKASAPLQQLALQQQRLIQQLQITQSQYLLQQGLGLQGHNPSSGLQPGEGLPMWKSDTSDGPETHQNSNVPKSVAGLNGLLNSTVSSRRSEMNGTTPLDEKPLDVSSNDKVHPLYGHGVCKWPGCEVICEDYQAFLKHLNTEHTLDDRSTAQARVQMQVVSQLEIQLQKERDRLTAMMHHLHVAKQMASPEPPKSSESSTGSSIPKLNLSTALMSQPPPNFGVSQVSPVSMSALVSAVRSPAGGQLPPSAGGAPMPPIPNMSNMSGMPPLPNMPGSMPTMPTMPSMAGPIRRRISDKSALSLAGGLYDEGTVRRRVAVDRSGIDINEEIQRNREFYKNADVRPPFTYASLIRQSIIESPEKQLTLNEIYNWFQNTFCYFRRNAATWKNAIRTNLSLHKCFVRYEDDFGSFWMVDDAEFVKRRHLSRGRPRKYDPTPSPTPPHLSAQGVPSKSPTLTHSPTMYGDALNANLQYFQAALGDSNMGFLNNSMCTSTTTSPDKEHVLAHNDLMSPLDEPAVHIKQEGQSPEGGKLTRLIKRELVDAPTEQEGEEDQVDEREYPESHGHDSGQDEDMAEDLSMAPDIMTPEDQIEA, encoded by the exons GCTACTTCGCTGTTTGCAGCCCTgaagcagcagcaacagcaaccaCGCGACAGTATTCCCTCGTCGAGGGAACGCGAGAACCGAGAACGAGATCGGCTGTCGGTACGTAGCCGCGAGAACAACCGGAACGAGATAGGTGGCGGCGTGACCGAACAATCGCAGCAACCACAACAGccacagcaacagcagcagcaacaggaACTCACGATCGAGTATCAGAGCAATGGAAAGCTCAGTCCCGCTGGACACACAGTGACAGCAGCACCCATGACCCAGCAAAAGCAACCTATCATTACGCAGCAATCGCAACAGCCGAGTTCGGGGGCGCCTGGTCCCCAACCGAGTCCTCATCAAAGTCCACAGGCCCCTCAGAGGGGTTCGCCGCCGAATCCTTCGCAAGGTCCTCCACCAGGAGGGCCGCCAGGGGCACCACCCTCGCAAAACCCCCCGCAAATGATGCTCAGCCCGGCTAGCGGCATCCATCAGATGCAACAGCTGCTCCAACAACACATACTCAGCCCTACTCAACTGCAATCATTCATGCAGCAACACTCACTCTATttgcagcaacaacaacagcaacatcaTCAG GACTCTTCGTCGGAGCATGCGTCCAATCAGGAACGATTCGGCTACTTTTCGTCTCTAAAGGAC CATCAACACCAGTTTGCGGAGCTAGGCAGGAAGAAGTTGGAGCAGGCGATACAGCAACTGCAGGAACAATTGCAGCTTAATGTCATTCAACAGACGCATTTGCTACAAACGGCTGACAAAAAGAAGGCGTCTGCGCCGCTTCAACAACTGGCGCTTCAACAGCAACGCCTCATACAGCAGCTACAAATTACGCAGAGCCAATACCTACTTCAACAGGGTCTGGGTCTTCAGGGTCACAATCCTTCTTCAG GTCTTCAACCTGGCGAAGGTCTACCAATGTGGAAATCGGACACATCGGATGGTCCGGAAACCCACCAGAACTCGAACGTTCCAAAATCCGTGGCTGGACTCAATG GACTTCTCAATTCGACAGTGTCGAGTCGGCGGTCGGAGATGAACGGAACCACTCCTCTGGACGAGAAACCGCTGGATGTTTCCTCCAACGACAAGGTTCATCCCCTGTACGGCCATGGGGTCTGCAAGTGGCCAGGCTGTGAAGTTATTTGTGAAGACTATCAAGCATTCCTTAA GCACTTGAACACGGAGCACACGCTGGACGACAGATCTACGGCGCAGGCCAGGGTTCAGATGCAAGTTGTCTCGCAGCTAGAAATTCAGTTGCAGAAGGAACGGGACCGGCTAACCGCCATGATGCATCATCTGCACGTGGCGAAACAAATGGCTTCCCCCGAACCACCAAAGTCCTCCGAGTCATCG ACGGGTTCGAGTATACCAAAGTTAAATCTCTCAACCGCCCTAATGAGCCAACCACCGCCGAACTTCGGCGTCTCTCAAGTGTCTCCAGTCTCGATGTCCGCATTGGTGTCGGCGGTCAGGTCGCCAGCAGGTGGACAGCTGCCACCCTCCGCAGGTGGTGCGCCCATGCCACCTATTCCCAACATGTCGAATATGTCTGGGATGCCACCTTTGCCGAACATGCCAGGTAGCATGCCTACGATGCCAACGATGCCGAGCATGGCAGGGCCCATCAGACGACGTATCAGTGATAAATCCGCTCTTTCCTTGGCAGGAG GACTGTATGACGAGGGCACTGTAAGGCGCAGAGTAGCCGTCGATAGATCTGGAATAGATATTAACGAAG AAATTCAACGAAATAGGGAATTTTACAAGAACGCCGATGTCAGACCGCCGTTCACGTATGCATCATTAATCAGACAG TCGATCATCGAGTCGCCGGAGAAACAATTGACGCTGAACGAGATCTACAACTGGTTTCAAAACACATTCTGCTACTTCCGGCGCAACGCAGCAACGTGGAAG AACGCGATCCGCACCAATCTATCATTGCACAAGTGTTTTGTGCGCTATGAGGACGACTTCGGGTCATTCTGGATGGTGGACGACGCCGAGTTCGTAAAGCGGCGGCATCTGTCCCGCGGCCGCCCCAGGAAATATGACCCAACCCCATCACCCACTCCACCCCACCTCTCCGCACA GGGTGTCCCGTCAAAAAGTCCAACCCTGACGCACAGCCCGACAATGTACGGTGACGCATTAAATGCCAATCTCCAG TATTTCCAGGCGGCACTCGGGGACTCTAATATGGGATTTCTAAACAACTCGATGTGCACGTCGACGACAACAAGTCCCGATAAGGAGCACGTGTTAGCCCATAACGATCTAAT GTCACCGTTGGATGAACCAGCCGTGCACATAAAGCAGGAGGGCCAGAGCCCGGAGGGGGGCAAGCTCACGAGATTAATAAAACGAGAGCTGGTTGACGCGCCGACGGAGCAAGAGGGTGAAGAGGATCAGGTGGACGAGAGGGAGTATCCCGAGAGTCACGGGCACGATTCAGGACAGGACGAAGACATGGCCGAGGACTTGTCGATGGCGCCCGACATAATGACCCCGGAAGATCAGATCGAGGCGTAG
- the LOC100651096 gene encoding forkhead box protein P1 isoform X12 — protein MDHDTDGDGAINLSTSQRPSAATTPNGDTPSYGQDQQDNDQATSLFAALKQQQQQPRDSIPSSRERENRERDRLSVRSRENNRNEIGGGVTEQSQQPQQPQQQQQQQELTIEYQSNGKLSPAGHTVTAAPMTQQKQPIITQQSQQPSSGAPGPQPSPHQSPQAPQRGSPPNPSQGPPPGGPPGAPPSQNPPQMMLSPASGIHQMQQLLQQHILSPTQLQSFMQQHSLYLQQQQQQHHQDSSSEHASNQERFGYFSSLKDHQHQFAELGRKKLEQAIQQLQEQLQLNVIQQTHLLQTADKKKASAPLQQLALQQQRLIQQLQITQSQYLLQQGLGLQGHNPSSGLQPGEGLPMWKSDTSDGPETHQNSNVPKSVAGLNGLLNSTVSSRRSEMNGTTPLDEKPLDVSSNDKVHPLYGHGVCKWPGCEVICEDYQAFLKHLNTEHTLDDRSTAQARVQMQVVSQLEIQLQKERDRLTAMMHHLHVAKQMASPEPPKSSESSTGSSIPKLNLSTALMSQPPPNFGVSQVSPVSMSALVSAVRSPAGGQLPPSAGGAPMPPIPNMSNMSGMPPLPNMPGSMPTMPTMPSMAGPIRRRISDKSALSLAGGLYDEGTVRRRVAVDRSGIDINEEIQRNREFYKNADVRPPFTYASLIRQSIIESPEKQLTLNEIYNWFQNTFCYFRRNAATWKNAIRTNLSLHKCFVRYEDDFGSFWMVDDAEFVKRRHLSRGRPRKYDPTPSPTPPHLSAQGVPSKSPTLTHSPTMYGDALNANLQYFQAALGDSNMGFLNNSMCTSTTTSPDKEHVLAHNDLMSPLDEPAVHIKQEGQSPEGGKLTRLIKRELVDAPTEQEGEEDQVDEREYPESHGHDSGQDEDMAEDLSMAPDIMTPEDQIEA, from the exons GCTACTTCGCTGTTTGCAGCCCTgaagcagcagcaacagcaaccaCGCGACAGTATTCCCTCGTCGAGGGAACGCGAGAACCGAGAACGAGATCGGCTGTCGGTACGTAGCCGCGAGAACAACCGGAACGAGATAGGTGGCGGCGTGACCGAACAATCGCAGCAACCACAACAGccacagcaacagcagcagcaacaggaACTCACGATCGAGTATCAGAGCAATGGAAAGCTCAGTCCCGCTGGACACACAGTGACAGCAGCACCCATGACCCAGCAAAAGCAACCTATCATTACGCAGCAATCGCAACAGCCGAGTTCGGGGGCGCCTGGTCCCCAACCGAGTCCTCATCAAAGTCCACAGGCCCCTCAGAGGGGTTCGCCGCCGAATCCTTCGCAAGGTCCTCCACCAGGAGGGCCGCCAGGGGCACCACCCTCGCAAAACCCCCCGCAAATGATGCTCAGCCCGGCTAGCGGCATCCATCAGATGCAACAGCTGCTCCAACAACACATACTCAGCCCTACTCAACTGCAATCATTCATGCAGCAACACTCACTCTATttgcagcaacaacaacagcaacatcaTCAG GACTCTTCGTCGGAGCATGCGTCCAATCAGGAACGATTCGGCTACTTTTCGTCTCTAAAGGAC CATCAACACCAGTTTGCGGAGCTAGGCAGGAAGAAGTTGGAGCAGGCGATACAGCAACTGCAGGAACAATTGCAGCTTAATGTCATTCAACAGACGCATTTGCTACAAACGGCTGACAAAAAGAAGGCGTCTGCGCCGCTTCAACAACTGGCGCTTCAACAGCAACGCCTCATACAGCAGCTACAAATTACGCAGAGCCAATACCTACTTCAACAGGGTCTGGGTCTTCAGGGTCACAATCCTTCTTCAG GTCTTCAACCTGGCGAAGGTCTACCAATGTGGAAATCGGACACATCGGATGGTCCGGAAACCCACCAGAACTCGAACGTTCCAAAATCCGTGGCTGGACTCAATG GACTTCTCAATTCGACAGTGTCGAGTCGGCGGTCGGAGATGAACGGAACCACTCCTCTGGACGAGAAACCGCTGGATGTTTCCTCCAACGACAAGGTTCATCCCCTGTACGGCCATGGGGTCTGCAAGTGGCCAGGCTGTGAAGTTATTTGTGAAGACTATCAAGCATTCCTTAA GCACTTGAACACGGAGCACACGCTGGACGACAGATCTACGGCGCAGGCCAGGGTTCAGATGCAAGTTGTCTCGCAGCTAGAAATTCAGTTGCAGAAGGAACGGGACCGGCTAACCGCCATGATGCATCATCTGCACGTGGCGAAACAAATGGCTTCCCCCGAACCACCAAAGTCCTCCGAGTCATCG ACGGGTTCGAGTATACCAAAGTTAAATCTCTCAACCGCCCTAATGAGCCAACCACCGCCGAACTTCGGCGTCTCTCAAGTGTCTCCAGTCTCGATGTCCGCATTGGTGTCGGCGGTCAGGTCGCCAGCAGGTGGACAGCTGCCACCCTCCGCAGGTGGTGCGCCCATGCCACCTATTCCCAACATGTCGAATATGTCTGGGATGCCACCTTTGCCGAACATGCCAGGTAGCATGCCTACGATGCCAACGATGCCGAGCATGGCAGGGCCCATCAGACGACGTATCAGTGATAAATCCGCTCTTTCCTTGGCAGGAG GACTGTATGACGAGGGCACTGTAAGGCGCAGAGTAGCCGTCGATAGATCTGGAATAGATATTAACGAAG AAATTCAACGAAATAGGGAATTTTACAAGAACGCCGATGTCAGACCGCCGTTCACGTATGCATCATTAATCAGACAG TCGATCATCGAGTCGCCGGAGAAACAATTGACGCTGAACGAGATCTACAACTGGTTTCAAAACACATTCTGCTACTTCCGGCGCAACGCAGCAACGTGGAAG AACGCGATCCGCACCAATCTATCATTGCACAAGTGTTTTGTGCGCTATGAGGACGACTTCGGGTCATTCTGGATGGTGGACGACGCCGAGTTCGTAAAGCGGCGGCATCTGTCCCGCGGCCGCCCCAGGAAATATGACCCAACCCCATCACCCACTCCACCCCACCTCTCCGCACA GGGTGTCCCGTCAAAAAGTCCAACCCTGACGCACAGCCCGACAATGTACGGTGACGCATTAAATGCCAATCTCCAG TATTTCCAGGCGGCACTCGGGGACTCTAATATGGGATTTCTAAACAACTCGATGTGCACGTCGACGACAACAAGTCCCGATAAGGAGCACGTGTTAGCCCATAACGATCTAAT GTCACCGTTGGATGAACCAGCCGTGCACATAAAGCAGGAGGGCCAGAGCCCGGAGGGGGGCAAGCTCACGAGATTAATAAAACGAGAGCTGGTTGACGCGCCGACGGAGCAAGAGGGTGAAGAGGATCAGGTGGACGAGAGGGAGTATCCCGAGAGTCACGGGCACGATTCAGGACAGGACGAAGACATGGCCGAGGACTTGTCGATGGCGCCCGACATAATGACCCCGGAAGATCAGATCGAGGCGTAG
- the LOC100651096 gene encoding forkhead box protein P1 isoform X7 has product MLEPRWRPVQGHIGENPFDNGSWGKEQFQPSTVPWQLNPRGHARPSDDGIMDHDTDGDGAINLSTSQRPSAATTPNGDTPSYGQDQQDNDQATSLFAALKQQQQQPRDSIPSSRERENRERDRLSVRSRENNRNEIGGGVTEQSQQPQQPQQQQQQQELTIEYQSNGKLSPAGHTVTAAPMTQQKQPIITQQSQQPSSGAPGPQPSPHQSPQAPQRGSPPNPSQGPPPGGPPGAPPSQNPPQMMLSPASGIHQMQQLLQQHILSPTQLQSFMQQHSLYLQQQQQQHHQDSSSEHASNQERFGYFSSLKDHQHQFAELGRKKLEQAIQQLQEQLQLNVIQQTHLLQTADKKKASAPLQQLALQQQRLIQQLQITQSQYLLQQGLGLQGHNPSSGLQPGEGLPMWKSDTSDGPETHQNSNVPKSVAGLNGLLNSTVSSRRSEMNGTTPLDEKPLDVSSNDKVHPLYGHGVCKWPGCEVICEDYQAFLKHLNTEHTLDDRSTAQARVQMQVVSQLEIQLQKERDRLTAMMHHLHVAKQMASPEPPKSSESSTGSSIPKLNLSTALMSQPPPNFGVSQVSPVSMSALVSAVRSPAGGQLPPSAGGAPMPPIPNMSNMSGMPPLPNMPGSMPTMPTMPSMAGPIRRRISDKSALSLAGGLYDEGTVRRRVAVDRSGIDINEEIQRNREFYKNADVRPPFTYASLIRQSIIESPEKQLTLNEIYNWFQNTFCYFRRNAATWKNAVRHNLSLHKCFMRVENVKGAVWTVDEVEFYKRRPQRACSTTGGVPSKSPTLTHSPTMYGDALNANLQAALGDSNMGFLNNSMCTSTTTSPDKEHVLAHNDLMSPLDEPAVHIKQEGQSPEGGKLTRLIKRELVDAPTEQEGEEDQVDEREYPESHGHDSGQDEDMAEDLSMAPDIMTPEDQIEA; this is encoded by the exons GCTACTTCGCTGTTTGCAGCCCTgaagcagcagcaacagcaaccaCGCGACAGTATTCCCTCGTCGAGGGAACGCGAGAACCGAGAACGAGATCGGCTGTCGGTACGTAGCCGCGAGAACAACCGGAACGAGATAGGTGGCGGCGTGACCGAACAATCGCAGCAACCACAACAGccacagcaacagcagcagcaacaggaACTCACGATCGAGTATCAGAGCAATGGAAAGCTCAGTCCCGCTGGACACACAGTGACAGCAGCACCCATGACCCAGCAAAAGCAACCTATCATTACGCAGCAATCGCAACAGCCGAGTTCGGGGGCGCCTGGTCCCCAACCGAGTCCTCATCAAAGTCCACAGGCCCCTCAGAGGGGTTCGCCGCCGAATCCTTCGCAAGGTCCTCCACCAGGAGGGCCGCCAGGGGCACCACCCTCGCAAAACCCCCCGCAAATGATGCTCAGCCCGGCTAGCGGCATCCATCAGATGCAACAGCTGCTCCAACAACACATACTCAGCCCTACTCAACTGCAATCATTCATGCAGCAACACTCACTCTATttgcagcaacaacaacagcaacatcaTCAG GACTCTTCGTCGGAGCATGCGTCCAATCAGGAACGATTCGGCTACTTTTCGTCTCTAAAGGAC CATCAACACCAGTTTGCGGAGCTAGGCAGGAAGAAGTTGGAGCAGGCGATACAGCAACTGCAGGAACAATTGCAGCTTAATGTCATTCAACAGACGCATTTGCTACAAACGGCTGACAAAAAGAAGGCGTCTGCGCCGCTTCAACAACTGGCGCTTCAACAGCAACGCCTCATACAGCAGCTACAAATTACGCAGAGCCAATACCTACTTCAACAGGGTCTGGGTCTTCAGGGTCACAATCCTTCTTCAG GTCTTCAACCTGGCGAAGGTCTACCAATGTGGAAATCGGACACATCGGATGGTCCGGAAACCCACCAGAACTCGAACGTTCCAAAATCCGTGGCTGGACTCAATG GACTTCTCAATTCGACAGTGTCGAGTCGGCGGTCGGAGATGAACGGAACCACTCCTCTGGACGAGAAACCGCTGGATGTTTCCTCCAACGACAAGGTTCATCCCCTGTACGGCCATGGGGTCTGCAAGTGGCCAGGCTGTGAAGTTATTTGTGAAGACTATCAAGCATTCCTTAA GCACTTGAACACGGAGCACACGCTGGACGACAGATCTACGGCGCAGGCCAGGGTTCAGATGCAAGTTGTCTCGCAGCTAGAAATTCAGTTGCAGAAGGAACGGGACCGGCTAACCGCCATGATGCATCATCTGCACGTGGCGAAACAAATGGCTTCCCCCGAACCACCAAAGTCCTCCGAGTCATCG ACGGGTTCGAGTATACCAAAGTTAAATCTCTCAACCGCCCTAATGAGCCAACCACCGCCGAACTTCGGCGTCTCTCAAGTGTCTCCAGTCTCGATGTCCGCATTGGTGTCGGCGGTCAGGTCGCCAGCAGGTGGACAGCTGCCACCCTCCGCAGGTGGTGCGCCCATGCCACCTATTCCCAACATGTCGAATATGTCTGGGATGCCACCTTTGCCGAACATGCCAGGTAGCATGCCTACGATGCCAACGATGCCGAGCATGGCAGGGCCCATCAGACGACGTATCAGTGATAAATCCGCTCTTTCCTTGGCAGGAG GACTGTATGACGAGGGCACTGTAAGGCGCAGAGTAGCCGTCGATAGATCTGGAATAGATATTAACGAAG AAATTCAACGAAATAGGGAATTTTACAAGAACGCCGATGTCAGACCGCCGTTCACGTATGCATCATTAATCAGACAG TCGATCATCGAGTCGCCGGAGAAACAATTGACGCTGAACGAGATCTACAACTGGTTTCAAAACACATTCTGCTACTTCCGGCGCAACGCAGCAACGTGGAAG AACGCAGTGCGACACAACCTGTCTCTCCACAAATGTTTCATGCGAGTCGAAAACGTGAAAGGCGCCGTATGGACGGTGGACGAAGTGGAGTTTTACAAGAGACGTCCTCAACGCGCTTGCAGCACGACCGG GGGTGTCCCGTCAAAAAGTCCAACCCTGACGCACAGCCCGACAATGTACGGTGACGCATTAAATGCCAATCTCCAG GCGGCACTCGGGGACTCTAATATGGGATTTCTAAACAACTCGATGTGCACGTCGACGACAACAAGTCCCGATAAGGAGCACGTGTTAGCCCATAACGATCTAAT GTCACCGTTGGATGAACCAGCCGTGCACATAAAGCAGGAGGGCCAGAGCCCGGAGGGGGGCAAGCTCACGAGATTAATAAAACGAGAGCTGGTTGACGCGCCGACGGAGCAAGAGGGTGAAGAGGATCAGGTGGACGAGAGGGAGTATCCCGAGAGTCACGGGCACGATTCAGGACAGGACGAAGACATGGCCGAGGACTTGTCGATGGCGCCCGACATAATGACCCCGGAAGATCAGATCGAGGCGTAG